Genomic DNA from Dioscorea cayenensis subsp. rotundata cultivar TDr96_F1 chromosome 1, TDr96_F1_v2_PseudoChromosome.rev07_lg8_w22 25.fasta, whole genome shotgun sequence:
AGTTTTTGCGACCAAACAAAATTCCCTCTCAAAAACAATGTGTTTTTTGCAACCATTCAAAATGCCGTCGGAAAACTATGATATTTTGCGACCAACAATAATGCCCTCGCAACAACAATGAGCTTTTGCAACAAATATTGATGTTCGTtgcaaaaactataagcttttgtaATGACAATTAAAATCATTGCAAAACTTTTAAGCATTTGCGACTACCACTTTTTTGGTTGCACATACTATAAGATTGTGACATAAATTGTCATACTGGTCACAAATACTATAATATTTTGCAACCAACAATAATGCATGTTAGAAAGACAACGAGCTTTTGCAACCAACCATAATATGCCCTCACAAAACTATGAGCTACTGCCAACAACATTGATTGTCAATCCCAAAAACTATAAGATTTTAACACAATTGCAAAAATTGTGAGATTTGGCAACAATATAATTGTTAATCGCAAAAACTTTCAGGTTTTGACACAATTGCCAGTATTATCgctaaaaatatgatttttctgaccaccaataatggaatcacaaaacatgtaataataataataataataataatgatttatcttaaaattttgtaatgatTAATAAATCTCTATGTTAATACTTGATGCAAAAATCAACTCTCCATAAAAGTTTTTCGTACTATAGCTATAATTAGTCCATAGAAGAtagtttagtttttctttaatattttaactgTACCCAAGAGTAACTATAAAGATCATAAAAGcacaacaatataaattaaacaaattatggaattataaaaataatttaaacatatttatataatagacaagaagagattttaatttttaaaattataaagccgtatttttattattgtaatgattatgatgtatatataatttagagGACTGCATATGtatagaaaatttcaaaattcaattaatCATGCTGATGAATTTCATTTCGTCCCTTTGGTAGTACATATATCAAAGTTAAGTAAAATTAGATCATCAATAGTacacattaatatatgtatatgaaatatgatttatgaaaaaggaaaaaatccaaaagaaagTCAAAAAGTGGTATAAGATGCATCCAGTTGTCGCAACCTGAAGTCATTGAATTATGTTCCAACCTCTCATCACTGATTTGTAAGCTGTCTCATCTTTGTTTTAGATAATGTTTGGAAATTAGATATTGTTTAAAAtcagacaaataaataaaaataaaagggagAAAGAGGGAGAAGGGTACTTCAAAACAgctataaatatgtatttttcttctaaagtcaatattatttttttaaaaaaatattatacataatGTTTAATTACGTCTCTgatatttgttaataaatacTCCCGTGATGATATATATCATCaaatttggatttatttatttattgaggaaaacaattttaataaattttttttcctaaatttaagtatttattttaaattttggaaaaactAAGGATCAACAATTTAGAAATGATGATGAAATTAGCAAGATTGATTCATATATAAACATGTTTCTTGGTGATTCATATATAACCATAGTATCTCCTTTATCTttacttttagtttttgttatattacATTAAATCCTATTAGATCTAAAAAAAGTGGAATAACTTATTGTTGAGCTTTTAATTCGTTTTGTGGTATGatcttttaacttaaaaaataattccatcaataaatattttcaacatatacttaaattttataaaaccttACATAAATACTAAAGATGAAGCATACTAAAATTTGTTCGAATACTActaatttcacaaaacaaaattattattccctttaaacaaaattaaaaataattcaaaaaatttaaaaagactCTCTCGATTCACATAAAAGATTATAATTACTACTAGTAATAAAATGCATATCTTGTGAATAATGATTCACATAGACAAACTTATATGTTATCCTGCATCAtaagacatatataaaatatacccAAATTCCACACCCCAATGTGATGGACTAAGTTGCATAACATCCGAGTCCTAGGTTTGGTCCAAACtttaaatagatagataaataaataaataaatcttaaggaaatttaaaataaataaaagtatttattaaaaaaatgaatcaaaatttatatttaatcacATTGGAAATTTAGTCTGGgatgttattttgatttagttttttggtaaaaaaattttaattaaattttaacgaAATTTAGTCATAATTATTAGATGGAATCACATCGGATACCTaagtttttgaataatttagatttaatcaatatttaaaacatttgtcttaaataatttaaattaattataaaaacttaaaattttaaaatttttatttggttttattcttttaaatttatgaaaatattacaaaaaaaaggaaaaaaatacaataataccataaaaatagagaataagaaaattttcttttttatgttggatatatatttataaaattattatttttttcttttttaaaatatttgaaagagagtacaaaaacttttataaattataaaatttcattaaaagataatgttttttatCTTTGAGAAAGAAAACCAGCTGGCTTTTCTCACCAACCATCATCTTCTCCCTAATCTTCTCACCAGCCATCATCTTGTCCAGTTAGCCGCGCAGccgcttttctttttcttctccggTCCATCGTTGTTTGCCCTTGTTTTGAGTCGCCGGCGCCGACGACAGCCCAATACCTTACTTCCGGCAATGATCTAGCCGTACTCTTTAGCCTTCGTACGTCGTTAGGGCTCCGTGTACGTCGTTGGCCGTGCTGTTCCGACTCTTACTCAACGTGGGTTGATGTATCTTGCCGTAGAGGCTGTGTTTTCTCTATGAACATCTCCAGCCTTCGCCAGACTCGACTTGGCTAGCGTAACCCTCGCTTCATCGTGGACGGGCTACGCAACCTCACAGGAGATCCGAGTCTCTCTCAGCCGCTCAGGTATTTAACTTCATAATCAATTTACTAGATCAGCActtgttcttattattctttggattttttcatgatatatatatataagttgtgAAGAACATATATTGCCTTCTATTACTAGCAATTAATGTTGTTAGTTTTCTGAAACAATGTCTccattatattaaaaacaagttaaatcttttaattaatcatatgaTGAAACACTTTCTATCAAATTTCAAAtgttaatattcataaaaatacacatcttaattaattataacaatgcAATTAATCCAGCAGGCATAAcgaactaattaattatttggttatCTAGTtctacttttcttcttctttttcctctgaTTCTGAGGGTGCATGATGAACAAACAAAGAGATTCCTCTTTAAGTTATATGCAACCATAGTTTCCAAAGATATATgcaacatttatatatatatatatataagttaagaGATTAAATGCAATGTTAATAATTAAGGTGGTGGGTGGGAACCTCTTGAATATGGTGTATGCGCCAATATTGTTGATAAGTTTGAAGGCATAATGATATATACTAGTGCTTGGATTTCTCTAGCTAAGGTTTGGACTTTCTAGCCATGGACAAGTCCTAgtggttcttcttcttttagctCTAGGACACCCTACGTTTATAATGAACATGCATGCATTATATCAATGCATGCAGTTCTCTCACAATAATTAACCATGTATATATTATTCCCTTTTAATCCCCCACTTCCTTATGAAATTCCATGTGACATCATGCACTATATATATTCACTTAATCATCTTGGTAAAATGCATATAAAGTTCCGAAGTGgatgttgttttttgttttttttattaatgtgttTTTTTGGAAAGAGAGAAAGGTAGACATATATATTTGTCACTTGATATTCTTgtttataaactaaactaaactagatatagttttaaactatttaattatagtgcaaacatttaatcaaattattgttaaaatctCTCCTTGATTTTTATAGTGAACATAAGAGCATCCTATCTAAAACTGGAGTTAGGAATATTGATGAGATTCACAAACGTGAATTCCCTTCTTGGTTTGAAAAAAGAGtaagttaattatttcattGTAATATATTGTTTACTAATTGATTATGctaaaaattaatacaagtGTTTCGAATTTTGGTATATTATTCAGATAATTGATGCATATAATGGAAATGTTGAAGAAAAGGACATAAATATGCTTGCTTTGGCACGGGGCCCTGAACAAAGAGTAAATTGTTATCCAGGCTACTATATCAATGGATTTAGGTTTCACACAAGAGATCgtgatgtaaataaaaaaacccaaaatagtGGAGTTATGGTTAAAGGGGAAGGAAATAATGGAGAGTCTGTCATATTACGGAGTTATAGTGGACATAATTGAACTTCGTTATACTGGAGGGAATAAAATCACACTATATAGATGTGATTGGTATGATACTCTTCGGGAGGGTGTTGGTTATAAAAAAGATCATCATGGAATTGTTAGTGTTAACATGAAACGGAAACTGCATACGAATGAACCATTTGTTCTTGCATCTCAAGTCACTCaagtttattatattaaatgctTGAAAGATCCTACTTGGGCTACAGTAATCGAGGCAAAGCCAAGAAATCTTTATGAAATGccagaaaatgaagatgaaccaTACCAAGAAGACTATATAGTTCATGATATAAATGGATTACAACATCAACATGATTTTGAAGATATAGATTGGAGTAAACATGGAGTTGAAGATATGATATTAGACTAATTGAAGCTTCTATCAGttccaattattttaatttttttattattgtaccATTTGGTgagtttcattgtttttttatgtgaatAATTTTAGTATCCATCTATTTATGATGCTTCAGTGATTTCTTAATTTTCACATATACTATTTAATCTATTGATTGCATGTTAATATtcgtctttttctttttttatatagttgGAAATCATCACATTGAAGATTTCAAAAAACGATATTCAACCATggcaaagaaaggaaaagctcGAGTTAGAAATGAGGCAACATCAACGTTACAAGATGatcaaatatcaaatcaaatagaagaagaaaatgtagAAACTAATCCCAATCATTCAGAAGCAccatcatcaaatccatcaactAATGAAGTATGTTCTTCGGCTCCCCCAACCAAAAGACACAAAAAGGgtactaaaataaatttttaatatttatgtatgtatgcattATGTATTATAtgctataaatattttcaaattcatagaTCATGCTATTGGGGAACAAAATGTCAGAGGAAAAGCTAAAGGTGTCAAATCAGGAGAGGGAATTGAGGTTGAGATATATGATGGAAGGTAAATATACTATGTTATGGTAACTCctttatatattgttaatttttgaCAAACGTGAACCATGATTCTACGgtttgagaaatataattttagaaaatttttcatatatttttattataatttaaacatCATGACTTATGGTATGCATTTCACAATGGATATGCAGGATTGTAACACCAAAAGCCGTTAGTGAGATACATGTACTTTTCCACCAAAAAATTAATGGAGCATGGATATCTTATTCTGAATATCCAAAGTCAGAGTTGGACACACTTTTTGCTCGCTATTTGACTGTAGGTTTCTCACATAGACAAACTGAAGAAGAAGTGAAACAAGCATTTGAAAATTCCGTGAGATATCGATATGCTGATTGGATGTTGCGTATAAGGaaaccaatttttaaaaaacaccaAACAAGAGAAGCTCGCTACAAGAACCCACCTTCTTTCATTCCTATTAATGTGTGGAAAGAAATGGTAGATAAGTGGATGGGAGCTAATTGGCAGGTTTGATATCTACAaacttttgtgttttgtttttgttactaaaaataatgaagaatcTTATATTACTAGTATGTGTACAAAacaaaaagtgacaaaaaaataaggTTAATCGATCACAATCGCAAATAATCCACACTCATCTGGTAGAGTTTCGATGGCTAAACATAGGAGTGATATGGTGATtacgcattttatttttaaatatttctttattttttatgaatacatatctttattttactttctaatgaatatcttttaatttgaataattatagGTTAAAGAGACCGGTTCAGAACTAGGCCCAATTGATTGTTTCAAaaaatttcatacaaaaaaaGATGGAGAGACTTGGCCTGCTGAGAAAGCGAAAGatttatttgtatgattttgttttatattattgtttaaccTTGGAGCTattaaattgaatatttataattatttttcattatcagGATCAAATGGAGAATATTAGGTCAACTGCAACATCTGAGGGCtcattgatcaatgaatggGAAATCTATCGCAATGTTACAGAAGAACCTAGTCATGGTCGTGTGCTTGGATTAGGTACAGGTGTAAAAGGAAAAGATGTTTATGGTAGTAGTTCCTCTCAAACTTGCAGcaaaaaatgtgaagaaaatctaaaaaggaaagaagaggaaTGGGAGGGTCGTTTCAAGAAAATGGAATCCATTATTAATGAATTGCAGCAACAAGTACCTGTCATGGTTCAAACAATATTGCAAAGCTTGGGCGTACCTAGTGCACCAATAGCTACTCAGGTATAACTAATATTATTTGATGTTATTTGATATATGGTTATATCATGTTAAAATTATAGTCAatgtaatttatgtttttatggcatgtgtatttgatttattataacaTTGTAATAGgacttatgtatttttttctattgattattttgttttatgttatcttattttattttgaagggTGGCGCTAATGGACTTAGAGATTTGAGTATTAATTCTCATGATAATATAACAAAGGAATCGAgaaatatcaatgtaaatgaCAACAATGACAATAGCTTCGTGGAAGATTGCGAAAGAGGTGATGATCCTCATGATGACGATGGcgataatgatgaagatggtgatgaagacgatgatgatggtggtggcgatgatgaagaagatgatgatgattgaaaatttttacttttttgaacatgtttagtTTGCATTGAATCTATATCTTAAATTCTTAGTGactcaatgtttaattttttgattttcataacactttaatttcttagattttgacctatcattgaatttttgttttcaattgagtAAATGTTCAATAGCAATGGAGTTGATGTtgtgtatgtttattttataaaattcagaTTCTATTGTAATACAGGCGCATAAAAAACAGGGTAGATGCTGCCGAATTTTTCAAAAACGTATTTGCAACGGACATAATTTGGTTGCAAATTA
This window encodes:
- the LOC120283668 gene encoding uncharacterized protein LOC120283668 yields the protein MAKKGKARVRNEATSTLQDDQISNQIEEENVETNPNHSEAPSSNPSTNEVCSSAPPTKRHKKDHAIGEQNVRGKAKGVKSGEGIEVEIYDGRIVTPKAVSEIHVLFHQKINGAWISYSEYPKSELDTLFARYLTVGFSHRQTEEEVKQAFENSVRYRYADWMLRIRKPIFKKHQTREARYKNPPSFIPINVWKEMVDKWMGANWQV